The following coding sequences are from one Musa acuminata AAA Group cultivar baxijiao chromosome BXJ1-6, Cavendish_Baxijiao_AAA, whole genome shotgun sequence window:
- the LOC103986542 gene encoding uncharacterized protein LOC103986542 codes for MTVSLKTDESGDLGGVRGNLGRPTEKYMPFSLSLRERENEREKGQENKGLAAEENPVFLHFCKKRKPPLAWVWWFPMAIQEKLMQAAVEHRFHLAVAAALVAALFSLLSLGPSFSAVAGFFWPLLVSTGFLLVAVAVLLRISPPPGETSGEELINYVAGRPEDGQLTRDYDEAADGVTDQRRGEEAAAEDAERRKSQ; via the coding sequence ATGACGGTTTCTTTAAAGACTGATGAGAGTGGAGATCTCGGAGGTGTAAGGGGTAATTTGGGGAGACCGACCGAGAAGTACATGCCTTTCTCTCTCTCCCTGAGGGAGcgagagaacgagagagagaaAGGACAAGAAAACAAAGGTTTGGCAGCAGAAGAGAATCCTGTCTTTCTTCACTTCTGCAAGAAGAGGAAGCCTCCGCTTGCTTGGGTTTGGTGGTTCCCCATGGCGATCCAAGAGAAGCTGATGCAGGCGGCGGTGGAGCACCGGTTCCACCTGGCCGTCGCCGCCGCTCTGGTCGCGGCGCTCTTCTCCCTCCTCAGCCTCGGTCCCAGCTTCTCCGCCGTGGCCGGCTTCTTCTGGCCGCTCCTCGTCTCCACCGGCTTCCTgctcgtcgccgtcgccgtcctCCTCCGGATCTCCCCGCCCCCGGGGGAGACCTCCGGGGAGGAGCTCATCAACTACGTCGCAGGCCGGCCGGAGGACGGCCAGCTAACGAGGGACTACGACGAGGCGGCGGACGGCGTGACGGATCAGCGGCGAGGAGaagaggcggcggcggaggacgcAGAGCGCCGCAAGTCGCAGTGA